The Pseudomonas sp. G2-4 genome window below encodes:
- a CDS encoding osmoprotectant NAGGN system M42 family peptidase — MSKIPEPNLEYLQKVLLEMLAIPSPTGFTDTIVRYVAERLEELGIPFEMTRRGTIRATLKGRKSSPDRAVSAHLDTIGASVRAIKDNGRLILAPVGCWSSRFAEGSRVSLFTDTGVIRGSVLPLMASGHAFNTAVDEMPISWDHIELRLDAYCTTRADCETLGVGIGDYVAFDPLPEFTESGHISARHLDDKAGVAALLAALKAIVDSGEELLIDCHPLFTITEETGSGAAAALPWDVSEFVGIDIAPVAPGQHSSEHAVSVAMQDSGGPYDYHLSRHLLKLAKENELPARRDLFRYYFSDAHSAVTAGHDIRTALLAFGCDATHGYERTHIDSLAALSRLLGAYILSPPVFASDAQPAQGSLDRFSHQIEHDTQMESDTRVPSVDSLIGQRSDS, encoded by the coding sequence ATCAGCAAAATTCCCGAACCGAATCTCGAATACCTGCAAAAAGTCCTGCTGGAAATGCTCGCCATTCCCAGCCCTACCGGCTTCACCGACACCATCGTGCGCTACGTTGCCGAGCGGCTCGAAGAACTGGGTATTCCTTTCGAAATGACCCGGCGCGGCACGATCCGCGCCACCCTCAAAGGTCGCAAAAGCAGCCCCGACCGGGCCGTGTCGGCCCACTTGGACACCATCGGCGCTTCCGTGCGGGCCATCAAGGACAACGGTCGCCTGATCCTGGCCCCGGTGGGCTGCTGGTCGAGCCGGTTTGCCGAAGGCAGCCGGGTCAGCCTGTTTACCGACACCGGGGTGATTCGCGGCAGCGTCCTGCCGTTGATGGCGTCCGGGCACGCGTTCAATACCGCGGTGGATGAAATGCCCATCAGTTGGGACCACATCGAACTGCGCCTGGACGCCTACTGCACCACCCGCGCCGATTGTGAAACCCTGGGGGTGGGCATCGGCGATTACGTAGCCTTCGATCCCTTGCCCGAGTTCACCGAGAGCGGCCACATCAGCGCCCGGCACCTGGACGACAAGGCCGGGGTTGCGGCACTGCTGGCGGCGCTCAAGGCGATTGTCGACAGCGGCGAAGAGCTGCTGATCGATTGCCACCCGCTGTTCACCATCACCGAGGAAACCGGCAGTGGTGCGGCGGCCGCGCTGCCTTGGGACGTCAGTGAATTCGTCGGCATCGACATTGCGCCCGTCGCACCCGGCCAGCATTCGAGCGAACATGCGGTCAGCGTGGCCATGCAGGATTCCGGTGGCCCTTATGACTATCACCTGTCGCGGCACTTGCTGAAACTGGCCAAGGAGAACGAACTGCCGGCCCGCCGCGACCTGTTTCGCTATTACTTCAGCGACGCCCACTCAGCCGTCACCGCCGGCCACGACATCCGCACCGCCCTGCTCGCCTTTGGCTGCGACGCCACCCACGGCTATGAACGCACCCACATCGACAGCCTGGCCGCCCTCAGCCGCCTGTTGGGTGCGTACATCCTCAGCCCACCGGTGTTCGCCAGCGACGCGCAACCGGCCCAGGGTTCCCTGGACCGCTTCAGTCATCAGATCGAACACGATACGCAGATGGAAAGCGATACCCGGGTGCCATCGGTGGACAGCTTGATTGGGCAGCGGTCGGATAGCTGA
- the ngg gene encoding N-acetylglutaminylglutamine synthetase — protein MKPHATVHNQRLLRGQAPSYERLQARLAEDGSELGADPIAVHCGWGRLLIGHTFPDPASLAQELLNEQPGERDIALYVAAPQQVLGLEPAQLFLDPSDTLRLWFSDYRQATRVFRGFRIRRAQNEADWQAINQLYQARGMLPIDPQRLTPRHAGGPVYWLAEDDDTSAVIGSVMGLNHQKAFNDPENGSSLWCLAVDPQCSRPGVGEVLVRHLVEHFMSRGLSYLDLSVLHDNRLAKSLYAKLGFRNLSTFAIKRKNGINQPLFLGPGPEASFNPYARIIVEEAHRRGIEVQVDDAEAGLFTLVHGSRRVRCRESLSDLTSAISMTLCQNKSLTHKALKSAGLNLPAQQLAGNADDNLAFLDEHERVVVKPLDGEQGQGVAVDLRTIEDVQSAIEAARQFDSQVLLESFHEGLDLRILVIGFEVVAAAIRRPAEVIGDGRHTIGALIEAQSRRRQAATDGESKIPMDAETQRTLSAAGFDYDSVLPAGKHLFVRRTANLHTGGVLEDVTGILHPTLAEAAVRAARALDIPMVGLDLLVPAADQPEYVFIEANERAGLANHEPQPTAERFVDLLFPHSQAVA, from the coding sequence ATGAAACCTCATGCAACCGTTCACAACCAACGCCTTCTGCGCGGCCAGGCGCCCTCCTATGAACGCCTGCAGGCACGCCTGGCCGAAGACGGCAGCGAATTGGGCGCCGACCCGATCGCGGTGCATTGCGGCTGGGGCCGACTGCTGATCGGCCACACGTTCCCGGACCCGGCGAGCCTGGCCCAGGAACTGCTCAACGAACAGCCTGGCGAACGGGACATTGCCTTGTACGTCGCCGCGCCCCAGCAAGTGCTGGGGCTGGAACCGGCGCAGCTGTTCCTTGACCCCTCCGACACCTTGCGCCTGTGGTTCAGCGACTATCGCCAGGCCACGCGGGTGTTTCGCGGTTTTCGGATTCGCCGGGCCCAGAACGAGGCAGACTGGCAGGCCATCAACCAGCTCTACCAGGCTCGCGGCATGCTGCCCATCGATCCGCAACGACTGACCCCGCGTCATGCGGGCGGCCCGGTGTATTGGCTGGCTGAAGATGACGACACCAGCGCGGTGATCGGCAGCGTCATGGGTCTGAATCATCAGAAGGCCTTCAACGATCCGGAAAACGGCAGCAGCCTCTGGTGCCTGGCCGTGGACCCGCAATGTTCGCGTCCCGGCGTGGGCGAAGTGCTGGTGCGCCACCTTGTCGAGCATTTCATGAGCCGTGGCCTGAGTTACCTCGACCTCTCGGTGTTGCACGACAATCGCCTGGCGAAAAGCCTCTATGCCAAGCTCGGTTTCCGCAACTTGTCGACCTTCGCCATCAAGCGCAAGAACGGCATTAACCAGCCGCTGTTCCTGGGGCCTGGGCCCGAGGCGTCGTTCAATCCGTATGCGCGAATCATTGTCGAGGAGGCCCATCGTCGAGGCATCGAAGTGCAGGTGGACGACGCTGAGGCTGGGTTATTCACCTTGGTTCACGGTAGCCGGCGGGTGCGGTGCCGCGAATCCTTGAGCGACCTGACCAGCGCCATCAGCATGACTTTGTGCCAGAACAAAAGCCTGACCCATAAGGCGCTGAAAAGCGCTGGCCTGAACCTGCCGGCCCAACAGCTGGCGGGCAATGCCGATGACAACCTGGCATTTCTCGATGAACACGAGCGAGTGGTGGTCAAGCCCCTGGACGGTGAACAGGGCCAAGGCGTGGCGGTGGATCTGCGCACCATCGAGGATGTGCAGAGTGCCATCGAAGCGGCCCGGCAGTTCGACAGCCAGGTGTTGTTGGAAAGTTTTCATGAAGGGCTCGACCTGCGGATCCTGGTGATCGGCTTTGAAGTGGTGGCCGCGGCGATCCGCCGTCCGGCGGAGGTGATCGGCGATGGCCGGCACACCATCGGCGCGCTGATCGAAGCCCAGAGCCGTCGCCGACAAGCCGCCACGGACGGCGAAAGCAAGATCCCGATGGACGCCGAGACCCAGCGCACGCTGAGCGCGGCGGGGTTTGACTACGACAGCGTCCTGCCGGCCGGAAAACACCTGTTCGTACGGCGGACGGCGAACCTGCATACCGGCGGTGTCCTGGAGGACGTCACCGGGATCCTTCATCCGACGCTTGCCGAAGCGGCGGTGCGCGCTGCGCGGGCACTGGACATTCCCATGGTCGGCCTCGACTTGCTGGTGCCGGCGGCTGATCAACCCGAGTACGTGTTCATCGAAGCCAACGAACGCGCCGGCCTGGCCAACCACGAACCGCAGCCCACCGCCGAACGCTTTGTGGATCTGTTGTTTCCCCATAGCCAGGCGGTGGCCTAG
- a CDS encoding N-acetylglutaminylglutamine amidotransferase, producing MCGLAGELRFDQQPADLAAVERITHHLAPRGPDAWGFHSQGPIALGHRRLKIMDLSDGSAQPMVDNQLGLSLAFNGAIYNYPELRAELEGLGYAFYSGGDTEVLLKGYHAWGEALLPKLNGMFAFAIWERDAKRLFIARDRLGVKPLYLSRTGQRLRFASALPALLKGGDISPMLDPVALNHYLNFHAVVPAPRTLLAGVEKLPPATWMRIEADGTTEQKTWWTLPYGPRADEQNLNLEDWVDRVLDSTREAVAIRQRAAVDVGVLLSGGVDSSMLVGLLREVGVEDLSTFSIGFQDAGGERGDEFQYSDLIAKHYGTRHHQLRIDEKEIIEQLPAAFRAMSEPMVSHDCIAFYLLSREVAKHCKVVQSGQGADELFAGYHWYPQVDGASDPYAAYRDAFFDRSYEEYAATVQPKWLTANDAAGDFVKEHFAQPGADAAVDKALRLDSTVMLVDDPVKRVDNMTMAWGLEARTPFLDYRLVELSARVPAKFKLPDGGKQVLKEAARRVIPSEVIDRKKGYFPVPGLKHLEGNTLAWVRELLLDPSQDRGLFNPAMLDRLLTDPNGQLTPLRGSRLWQLAALNLWLSEQGI from the coding sequence ATGTGCGGATTAGCTGGAGAGTTACGTTTCGATCAACAACCTGCGGACCTTGCGGCCGTAGAGCGAATTACCCATCACTTGGCCCCTCGCGGCCCTGACGCGTGGGGTTTTCATAGCCAGGGCCCGATTGCCCTAGGCCATCGGCGCCTGAAAATCATGGACCTGTCCGACGGTTCGGCCCAGCCCATGGTCGACAATCAGTTGGGCCTGTCCTTGGCCTTCAACGGCGCGATCTACAACTACCCGGAATTGCGCGCCGAGCTCGAAGGCCTGGGCTACGCCTTCTATTCCGGTGGCGACACCGAAGTGCTGCTCAAGGGCTACCACGCCTGGGGCGAAGCGCTGTTGCCCAAGCTCAACGGCATGTTCGCCTTCGCCATCTGGGAACGCGATGCCAAGCGGTTGTTCATCGCCCGCGACCGCCTCGGCGTCAAGCCGCTGTACCTGTCGCGTACCGGCCAGCGCTTGCGCTTCGCCTCGGCGTTGCCGGCGCTGCTCAAGGGCGGTGACATCAGCCCGATGCTCGACCCGGTGGCCCTCAATCACTACCTGAATTTCCATGCGGTGGTCCCGGCGCCCCGCACCTTGCTGGCCGGCGTTGAAAAATTGCCGCCCGCCACCTGGATGCGGATCGAAGCCGACGGCACCACCGAGCAGAAAACCTGGTGGACCCTGCCCTACGGCCCACGGGCCGACGAACAGAATCTCAACCTGGAAGACTGGGTCGACCGCGTGCTCGACAGTACTCGGGAAGCGGTCGCCATTCGCCAGCGCGCCGCTGTGGATGTGGGTGTGCTGCTGTCCGGCGGTGTGGATTCGAGCATGTTGGTGGGGCTGTTGCGGGAAGTCGGCGTGGAAGACCTGTCGACCTTTTCCATCGGTTTCCAGGATGCCGGCGGCGAACGCGGCGACGAGTTCCAGTATTCGGACCTGATCGCCAAGCATTACGGCACCCGCCATCACCAGTTGCGCATCGACGAAAAAGAGATCATCGAGCAGTTACCGGCGGCCTTCCGTGCCATGAGCGAGCCGATGGTCAGCCACGACTGCATCGCCTTCTACCTGTTGTCCCGGGAAGTGGCCAAGCACTGCAAAGTGGTGCAAAGCGGCCAGGGCGCCGACGAGCTGTTTGCCGGCTACCACTGGTACCCGCAGGTAGACGGCGCCAGCGATCCCTATGCGGCCTATCGCGACGCCTTCTTTGACCGCAGCTACGAAGAATATGCCGCCACCGTGCAGCCCAAATGGCTGACGGCCAACGACGCCGCCGGAGACTTCGTCAAGGAGCACTTCGCCCAACCGGGGGCCGATGCCGCCGTGGACAAGGCGCTGCGCCTGGACAGCACGGTGATGCTGGTGGACGACCCGGTCAAGCGCGTCGACAACATGACCATGGCCTGGGGCCTGGAAGCCCGTACGCCGTTCCTCGACTATCGGCTGGTGGAGCTCTCGGCGCGAGTCCCGGCGAAATTCAAGCTGCCCGACGGCGGCAAGCAGGTCCTCAAGGAAGCCGCCCGACGGGTGATCCCCAGCGAGGTCATCGACCGTAAGAAAGGCTATTTCCCGGTGCCGGGCCTCAAGCACCTGGAAGGCAATACCCTGGCCTGGGTCCGCGAACTGCTGCTGGATCCGAGCCAGGATCGCGGCCTGTTCAACCCGGCCATGCTCGACCGCCTGCTGACCGACCCGAACGGCCAACTAACCCCGTTGCGTGGCTCGCGGCTGTGGCAACTGGCGGCGCTGAACCTGTGGCTCAGCGAGCAAGGAATCTGA
- the mnmC gene encoding bifunctional tRNA (5-methylaminomethyl-2-thiouridine)(34)-methyltransferase MnmD/FAD-dependent 5-carboxymethylaminomethyl-2-thiouridine(34) oxidoreductase MnmC, giving the protein MTPLQHHAQLDWDDQGRPRSREFDDVYFSDQSGLEETRYVFLEQNNLAERFAALPEDGRLVIGETGFGTGLNFLCAWQLFEQCAPTRARLHFVSVEKYPLSPQDLRRALALWPQLALQADQLLEQYVAIHQGFQRLTLADGRVTLTLLIGDALEQLPQLDGQIDAWFLDGFAPARNPDMWTAELFAELARLAAPGATLSTFTSTGWVRRLLNAAGFKMKRTPGIGHKWEILRGVFLGWPEQVPAALTAKPWYARPAPFTGERRALVIGGGLAGCASAASLAARGWQVTLLERHAGLAEEASGNPQGVLYLKLSAHGTALSQMILSGFGYTRRVLEHLQRGVDWDACGVLQLAFTPKEAERQAQLAEAFPEDLLHSLDQPQAESRAGIGLACGGLFYPEGGWVHPPALCRWQASGPAIDVQPHHEVLQLRRVDGQWQAWDGERCLASAPVVILASAAEIKRFEPAADLPLKRIRGQITRLPQTVRSQDLATVVCAEGYVAPPRLGEHTLGASFDFKSDDLTPTAAEHAGNLQMLEEISLDLVDRFNASALDPQHLEGRAAFRCTSPDYLPIVGPLADSQAFIEAYSALRKDARQVPDSPCPWLDGLYVNSGHGSRGLITAPLSGELIAAWMDNEPLPLPRSVAEACHPNRFALRGLIRGKA; this is encoded by the coding sequence ATGACGCCCTTACAGCACCACGCCCAACTTGACTGGGATGATCAGGGTCGCCCGCGTTCGCGGGAGTTCGACGACGTGTATTTTTCCGACCAGTCGGGCCTGGAGGAAACCCGTTACGTGTTCCTTGAGCAGAACAACCTGGCCGAGCGCTTCGCTGCGCTGCCGGAGGACGGGCGGCTGGTGATCGGTGAAACCGGGTTCGGCACCGGCTTGAACTTCCTCTGCGCCTGGCAGTTGTTCGAACAGTGCGCACCGACCCGGGCGCGGCTGCATTTTGTCAGTGTCGAGAAATACCCCTTGAGCCCGCAAGACCTGCGCCGGGCCTTGGCCCTGTGGCCGCAGCTGGCACTTCAGGCTGATCAATTGCTTGAGCAGTACGTCGCGATCCACCAGGGTTTCCAGCGTCTGACGTTGGCGGATGGGCGAGTGACGCTGACCTTGTTGATCGGTGACGCCCTGGAGCAGTTGCCGCAGCTGGATGGGCAAATCGATGCCTGGTTCCTGGACGGTTTTGCGCCGGCCAGGAACCCCGACATGTGGACCGCCGAGCTGTTCGCCGAGCTGGCACGGCTGGCGGCGCCCGGCGCGACCCTCAGCACCTTTACCAGTACCGGTTGGGTGCGGCGGTTGTTGAACGCGGCGGGCTTCAAGATGAAGCGCACGCCGGGCATCGGCCACAAATGGGAAATCCTGCGCGGTGTATTTCTCGGCTGGCCGGAGCAGGTGCCAGCGGCGCTTACGGCGAAACCCTGGTACGCGCGCCCCGCTCCGTTCACCGGCGAGCGCCGGGCACTGGTGATCGGCGGTGGCCTGGCCGGTTGTGCCAGCGCCGCCAGCCTCGCCGCACGGGGTTGGCAGGTGACGCTGCTGGAGCGTCACGCCGGGTTGGCCGAGGAAGCCTCCGGCAACCCCCAGGGCGTGCTGTACCTCAAGCTTTCTGCCCACGGTACGGCGTTGTCGCAGATGATCCTCAGCGGTTTCGGCTACACCCGGCGCGTGCTGGAGCATCTGCAGCGCGGCGTTGACTGGGACGCTTGCGGCGTCTTGCAACTGGCCTTCACCCCCAAGGAAGCCGAGCGCCAGGCGCAACTGGCCGAGGCGTTCCCAGAAGACTTGCTGCATTCGCTTGATCAGCCACAGGCCGAGTCACGGGCCGGCATCGGCCTGGCCTGTGGCGGTTTGTTTTATCCCGAAGGCGGCTGGGTCCATCCCCCGGCGCTGTGTCGCTGGCAGGCCTCGGGGCCGGCGATTGACGTGCAGCCCCATCATGAAGTGCTGCAACTGCGCCGAGTCGACGGCCAGTGGCAGGCCTGGGACGGCGAACGTTGCCTGGCCAGCGCGCCCGTGGTCATCCTTGCCAGTGCCGCCGAGATCAAACGTTTCGAACCCGCCGCCGACTTGCCACTCAAGCGCATTCGCGGGCAGATCACCCGCCTGCCGCAGACCGTCCGCAGCCAGGACCTGGCGACCGTGGTGTGCGCCGAAGGCTACGTGGCCCCGCCGCGACTGGGCGAACATACCCTGGGCGCCAGTTTCGACTTCAAGAGCGACGACCTGACCCCTACCGCCGCCGAGCACGCCGGCAATCTGCAGATGCTCGAAGAAATCTCCCTGGACCTGGTGGATCGCTTCAACGCCAGCGCCCTGGATCCGCAACACCTCGAAGGCCGAGCGGCGTTCCGTTGCACCAGTCCGGACTACCTGCCGATTGTCGGCCCGTTGGCTGACAGCCAGGCATTCATCGAAGCGTATTCGGCCCTGCGCAAGGACGCTCGCCAAGTACCAGACAGCCCCTGCCCGTGGCTCGATGGCCTGTACGTCAACAGCGGCCACGGCTCCCGGGGCCTGATCACCGCGCCACTGTCGGGAGAGCTGATCGCCGCCTGGATGGACAACGAACCCCTGCCACTGCCCCGAAGCGTGGCCGAGGCTTGCCATCCGAACCGGTTTGCATTGCGGGGGTTGATTCGGGGGAAGGCTTAG
- the pap gene encoding polyphosphate:AMP phosphotransferase has protein sequence MFESAEIGHVIDKDTFEAEVPALREALLEAQFELKQQGRFPVIVLINGVEGAGKGETVKLLNEWMDPRLIEVRTFDQQTDEELARPPAWRYWRMLPAKGRMGIFFGNWYSQMLQGRVHGVIKDPRLDQAINAAERLEKMLCDEGALIFKFWFHLSKKQMKARLKGLKDDPLHSWRISPLDWQQSQTYDKFVKYGERVLRRTSRDYASWHVIEGVDTCYRSLTVGRILLEGLRQALDRPKVTPEKVNVAPLPPLDNQITLIDSLDMTLRLDKADYEDQLITEQARFAGLLRDKRMRRHALVAVFEGNDAAGKGGAIRRVAAALDPRQYSIVPIAAPTEEERAHPYMWRFWRHIPARGKFTVFDRSWYGRVLVERVEGFCSRADWLRAYGEINDFEEQIADAGVVVVKFWLAIDKETQLQRFQEREEIPFKRFKITEDDWRNRDKWEAYRAAVCDMVDRTSTEISPWTLVEANDKRWARVKVLRTLNQALEAAFERADKHAGKSKKGKK, from the coding sequence ATGTTCGAATCCGCTGAAATCGGTCACGTCATCGATAAAGACACCTTTGAGGCCGAAGTGCCGGCACTGCGTGAAGCGCTGCTCGAGGCCCAATTCGAATTGAAGCAGCAGGGGCGTTTCCCGGTCATCGTGCTGATCAATGGTGTTGAAGGCGCGGGCAAGGGCGAGACGGTGAAGTTGCTTAACGAATGGATGGACCCGCGGCTGATCGAAGTCCGCACGTTCGACCAGCAGACCGACGAGGAACTGGCGCGACCTCCGGCCTGGCGCTACTGGCGGATGCTGCCGGCCAAGGGACGCATGGGGATTTTCTTCGGCAACTGGTACAGCCAGATGCTGCAAGGGCGCGTGCATGGGGTGATCAAGGACCCGCGCCTGGATCAGGCAATCAATGCTGCCGAGCGTCTGGAAAAAATGCTCTGCGATGAAGGTGCGCTGATCTTCAAGTTCTGGTTTCACCTGTCCAAGAAGCAGATGAAAGCCCGGCTCAAGGGGCTCAAGGACGATCCATTGCATAGCTGGCGCATCAGCCCGCTGGATTGGCAGCAGTCCCAGACCTACGACAAGTTCGTCAAATACGGTGAGCGGGTGTTGCGCCGTACCAGTCGTGATTACGCGTCGTGGCATGTGATCGAAGGTGTGGACACCTGTTATCGCAGCCTCACGGTCGGGAGGATTTTGCTCGAAGGGTTGCGTCAGGCCCTCGATCGGCCGAAGGTCACGCCAGAAAAAGTCAACGTGGCGCCACTGCCGCCTCTGGATAACCAGATCACCCTGATCGACAGCCTGGACATGACCCTGCGCCTGGACAAAGCCGATTACGAGGACCAACTGATTACCGAGCAGGCGCGGTTCGCCGGTTTGCTGCGGGACAAGCGCATGCGCCGCCATGCCCTGGTGGCCGTGTTCGAAGGCAACGATGCGGCGGGCAAGGGCGGCGCAATCCGGCGGGTCGCGGCGGCCCTCGACCCGCGCCAATACAGCATCGTGCCGATTGCCGCGCCCACCGAAGAAGAGCGCGCCCATCCCTACATGTGGCGGTTCTGGCGACACATTCCGGCGCGAGGCAAGTTCACCGTGTTCGACCGCTCCTGGTATGGCCGGGTGCTGGTGGAGCGGGTCGAAGGGTTCTGCAGCCGGGCCGACTGGCTGCGGGCCTACGGCGAAATCAACGATTTCGAGGAGCAGATTGCCGACGCTGGCGTGGTGGTGGTCAAGTTCTGGCTGGCCATCGATAAGGAGACTCAGTTGCAGCGCTTCCAGGAACGCGAGGAGATCCCGTTCAAGCGCTTCAAGATCACTGAAGACGATTGGCGCAATCGCGATAAATGGGAAGCGTACCGTGCGGCAGTGTGCGACATGGTGGATCGCACCAGCACCGAGATTTCTCCCTGGACGTTGGTGGAGGCCAATGACAAGCGCTGGGCTCGGGTCAAGGTCTTGCGCACCCTCAACCAGGCCCTGGAAGCGGCGTTCGAGCGCGCCGACAAACACGCTGGGAAATCGAAGAAGGGCAAGAAGTAG
- a CDS encoding thiolase family protein encodes MREVVIVDSVRTGLAKSFRGKFNMTRPDDMAAHCVDALLARNDIDPASVEDCIVGAGSNEGAQGFNIGRNVAVLSQLGIGTAGMTLNRFCSSGLQAIAIAANQIASGCSDIIVAGGVESISLTMKSVNTDNLINPLLKEQVPGIYFPMGQTAEIVARRYQVSREEQDRYALQSQQRTAQAQAAGLFDDEIVPMKVKYRVEDKNTGAVQILDGVVDRDDCNRPDTSYESLAGLKPVFAEDGSVTAGNSSQLSDGASMTLVMSLEKALALGLKPKAFFRGFTVAGCAPDEMGIGPVFSVPKLLKAKGLQIADIDLWELNEAFASQCLYSRNRLEIDNEKYNVNGGSIAIGHPFGMTGSRQVGHLVRELQRRQLRYGIVTMCVGGGMGATGLFEAVR; translated from the coding sequence ATGCGTGAAGTGGTGATCGTCGACAGCGTACGGACTGGCTTGGCCAAGTCGTTTCGCGGCAAGTTCAACATGACTCGTCCGGACGACATGGCGGCCCATTGTGTCGATGCCTTGTTGGCACGCAATGACATCGACCCGGCCAGCGTCGAGGATTGCATCGTCGGTGCCGGCTCCAACGAAGGTGCCCAGGGCTTCAACATCGGCCGCAACGTGGCGGTGCTCTCGCAACTCGGCATCGGCACCGCCGGCATGACCCTCAACCGCTTCTGCTCCTCGGGCCTGCAAGCCATCGCCATCGCGGCCAACCAGATCGCTTCCGGCTGCAGCGACATCATCGTTGCCGGCGGTGTGGAATCCATCAGCCTGACGATGAAAAGCGTCAACACCGACAACCTGATCAACCCACTGCTCAAGGAGCAGGTGCCCGGGATTTACTTCCCCATGGGCCAGACGGCCGAGATCGTTGCTCGTCGCTATCAGGTCAGCCGCGAAGAGCAGGACCGCTACGCCTTGCAGAGCCAGCAACGCACTGCCCAGGCCCAGGCGGCCGGGCTGTTCGATGACGAAATCGTGCCGATGAAGGTCAAGTACCGCGTCGAGGACAAGAACACTGGCGCGGTGCAGATCCTCGATGGCGTGGTGGATCGCGACGATTGCAACCGTCCGGACACCAGCTACGAAAGCCTGGCGGGCTTGAAGCCGGTGTTCGCCGAAGACGGTTCGGTGACGGCGGGCAACTCGTCACAGTTGTCCGATGGCGCCTCGATGACCCTGGTGATGAGCCTGGAAAAAGCCCTGGCCCTGGGACTCAAGCCCAAGGCGTTTTTCCGTGGTTTTACCGTGGCCGGTTGCGCGCCGGACGAGATGGGCATCGGTCCGGTGTTCTCAGTGCCGAAGCTGCTCAAGGCCAAAGGCTTGCAGATCGCGGATATCGATTTGTGGGAACTCAACGAGGCCTTCGCTTCCCAGTGCCTGTACAGCCGTAACCGATTGGAAATCGATAACGAGAAATACAACGTCAACGGCGGCTCGATTGCCATCGGCCATCCGTTCGGCATGACGGGTTCGCGGCAAGTGGGGCATCTGGTGCGCGAGCTGCAACGGCGGCAACTGCGCTACGGCATTGTGACCATGTGCGTGGGCGGCGGGATGGGGGCGACGGGGTTGTTCGAGGCGGTTAGATAA
- a CDS encoding DUF6316 family protein, which yields MLGKRAQDPAPTTIFRSDRICRVNGEFYFDTREGTQEGPFANREAALQAVEAYIQRMLPSDQIAS from the coding sequence ATGCTTGGCAAACGCGCCCAGGATCCTGCCCCCACGACTATCTTTCGCAGTGATCGGATCTGTCGGGTGAACGGCGAATTTTACTTCGACACTCGGGAAGGCACCCAGGAAGGCCCGTTCGCCAACCGCGAGGCGGCGTTACAGGCGGTAGAGGCGTATATCCAGCGGATGCTGCCGTCGGACCAGATTGCCAGCTAG
- a CDS encoding DMT family transporter, protein MHISSGRWVYGLFLALLTALLWGILPIKLKQVLQVMDPVTVTWFRLLVSGGLLFIYLAATRRLPSRKVLGPRGGWLVAMAVLGLVGNYVLYLMGLNRLSPGTAQLVVQMGPIMLLVASLFVFKERFSVGQGIGLAVLLIGFTLFFNQRLGELLTSLSDYTAGVLMILLASTVWTFYALGQKQLLTVWNSLQVMMVIYLFCALLLTPWAHPLEALQLSPLQGWLLLACCLNTLIAYGAFAEALAHWEASRVSATLAITPLVTFAAVALAAWWWPDYVHAEQINLLGYGGAVLVVLGSALVALGPSLMAGLRARRERMAVGR, encoded by the coding sequence ATGCACATATCGTCCGGTCGCTGGGTCTATGGTCTGTTCCTGGCCCTGCTGACCGCTTTGCTGTGGGGCATCCTGCCGATCAAGCTCAAGCAAGTGTTGCAAGTGATGGACCCGGTCACCGTGACCTGGTTTCGCTTGCTGGTGTCCGGGGGCTTGCTGTTCATCTACCTGGCGGCGACCCGACGCCTGCCCAGCCGCAAGGTGCTCGGCCCCCGTGGTGGCTGGCTGGTGGCGATGGCGGTGCTCGGGTTGGTGGGCAATTACGTGCTGTACCTGATGGGCCTGAATCGCTTGAGCCCCGGTACGGCGCAGCTGGTGGTGCAGATGGGGCCGATCATGTTGCTGGTCGCCAGCCTGTTTGTGTTCAAGGAGCGGTTCAGCGTGGGACAGGGCATCGGCCTGGCAGTGCTGCTGATCGGCTTTACGCTATTTTTCAACCAGCGCCTCGGCGAGCTGTTGACCTCCCTGAGCGACTACACCGCCGGGGTCTTGATGATATTGCTGGCCTCCACGGTCTGGACGTTCTACGCCCTGGGCCAGAAGCAACTGTTGACGGTGTGGAATTCGTTGCAGGTGATGATGGTGATCTACCTGTTCTGTGCGTTGCTGCTCACCCCCTGGGCGCACCCGTTGGAAGCATTGCAATTGAGCCCCCTGCAGGGCTGGTTGTTGCTCGCCTGCTGCCTCAACACCCTGATTGCCTACGGCGCATTTGCCGAGGCGCTGGCCCATTGGGAAGCCTCGCGGGTCAGCGCGACCCTGGCGATCACGCCACTGGTGACCTTTGCTGCGGTGGCGCTGGCTGCCTGGTGGTGGCCTGACTACGTTCATGCCGAGCAGATCAATCTGCTGGGGTATGGCGGGGCGGTGCTGGTGGTATTGGGGTCGGCGCTGGTAGCGCTGGGGCCTTCGCTGATGGCCGGGCTCAGGGCTCGGCGCGAGCGGATGGCGGTAGGGCGTTAA